The following coding sequences are from one Salvia hispanica cultivar TCC Black 2014 chromosome 3, UniMelb_Shisp_WGS_1.0, whole genome shotgun sequence window:
- the LOC125216935 gene encoding vascular-related unknown protein 1-like has product MAMNSSINDKNIEEEESGWTKYLEDFSCKNDSFISSSSMVSDAAWNGSSDTIKKLNLKKLNRRRKYTYEYDDALEDTASSPVHSPKVSTMMKHMEVNHRKMDDVASCDFMGQQSNSKNFLKPEREEINTKNIVIDNETSDQYMELRKRGLCLVPMSALMNYIG; this is encoded by the exons ATGGCGATGAACTCGTCGATCAACGACAAAAACAtcgaggaggaggagagcgGATGGACCAAGTATTTGGAGGACTTCTCTTGCAAAAACGACAGCTTCATAAGTAGCTCTTCTATGGTCTCGGACGCAGCGTGGAATGGCTCCTCCGATACAATCAAAAAGTTGAATTTGAAGAAGTTGAACCGAAGAAGGAAATACACGTATGAATACGATGATGCTTTGGAGGATACGGCTAGCTCTCCTGTTCATAGCCCTAAG GTTAGCACGATGATGAAGCATATGGAGGTCAACCACAGAAAGATGGATGATGTTGCTTCCTGTGATTTCATG GGTCAGCAGTCAAATTCAAAGAATTTCTTGAAACCagaaagagaagagataaataCGAAGAATATTGTTATTGACAATGAAACTAGCGATCAATATATGGAGCTAAGGAAGAGAGGATTATGTTTAGTGCCAATGTCAGCTTTGATGAACTATATTGGTTAA
- the LOC125214330 gene encoding glutamate receptor 3.4-like, with product MEGCEAARRALVLLILCVFAAVGVVAQNGNSSVVNIGALYTFNSYIGKSLGPAISAAVEDVNSDSTILKNTKINLILQDTNCSGFVGTVEAMQIVGKQVVAALGPQSSGIAHVISHVVNELHVPLVSFATDPTLSSLQYPYFIRGVTNDHYQMHAIADLVEYFEWREVIAIFVDDDNGRNGISVLGDALSKKRAKISYKAAFTPGAPRSDIDNLLVEVNLMESRVYVVHVNPDTGLDIFTVANRLGMMSKGYVWIATDWLPCVLDSKETIDPQTADHLQGVLAIRHHTPDSDLKTRFSSQWGKIKNKEYPKFNSYALYAYDSVWLVARALDAFFRAGGNISFSDDPKLRDTKDSSLRLTSLQIFDQGPKLLQLLTSSNFTGLSGQVQFDSDKNLVRPAFDVLNIGGTGIRRIGFWSNHSGLSVVPPEKLYAERANKSDQRLYSVLWPGETTVKPRGWVFPNNGKPLQIAVPYRITYPDVVTKDKGPLGARGYCIDVFEAAVDLLPYAVPHQYIMYGDGKRNPSFGNLVSDVAQNKYDAAVGDITITTNRTRMVDFTQPFMESGLVVLAPVKQVKSKPWSFLMPFTWQMWGVTGIFFLFVGTVVWILEHRTNTEFRGPPRQQIMTVFWFSFSTMFFAHRENTVSTLGRLVLILWLFVVLIINSSYTASLTSILTVQQLSSRVQGIDSLISSSDPIGIQDGSFAYNYLVNELNIAESRIRVMKSHDDYVHYLQIGPNKGGVAAIVDELPYVELFLASTKCQFSIVGREFTKSGWGFAFQRDSPLAIDLSTAILQLSENGELQRIHDKWLSKDTCSVQTNPIDDNRLSLKSFWGLFLICGIACFIALVVFFCRVCLQFSRYSSEVVQQNVEAAEPARPSRRILPTTSFKNLIDFVDKKETEIKELFRKNSGDSKRHPSQVCDGQGS from the exons ATGGAGGGCTGTGAAGCGGCGAGACGGGCTCTGGtgttgttgattttgtgtgtttttgcTGCTGTGGGAGTGGTTGCCCAGAATGGGAATTCTAGTGTTGTGAATATTGGGGCTTTGTACACTTTCAATTCTTATATTGGGAAGTCTTTGGGGCCTGCAATTTCTGCTGCTGTTGAAGATGTGAATTCTGATTCCACCATTTTGAAGAACACCAAAATCAATCTTATTTTGCAGGATACTAATTGCAGTGGCTTTGTTGGCACAGTtgaag CAATGCAGATTGTGGGGAAGCAAGTTGTCGCGGCCCTGGGTCCACAGTCGTCTGGGATAGCACATGTGATCTCCCACGTTGTTAATGAGCTTCATGTCCCGCTCGTGTCATTTGCCACGGACCCCACTCTCTCGTCTCTGCAGTACCCCTACTTCATCCGTGGCGTGACTAATGATCACTACCAGATGCACGCGATTGCTGATCTGGTAGAGTATTTCGAATGGAGGGAGGTGATTGCCATCTTTGTCGATGATGATAATGGCAGGAACGGGATTTCTGTATTGGGTGACGCACTGTCAAAGAAACGTGCCAAGATTTCTTACAAGGCTGCGTTCACCCCAGGTGCTCCCAGGAGCGACATTGACAACTTGTTGGTTGAGGTGAACCTGATGGAGTCGCGGGTGTATGTTGTGCACGTGAATCCTGATACCGGTCTTGATATATTTACAGTAGCAAACAGGCTCGGAATGATGAGCAAGGGCTATGTTTGGATTGCTACTGATTGGCTTCCTTGTGTTTTGGATTCCAAAGAAACAATTGATCCCCAAACCGCGGATCATCTGCAAGGCGTGCTCGCAATTCGTCACCATACTCCGGATTCTGATCTCAAGACAAGGTTCAGTTCTCAATGGGGGAAGATCAAGAACAAAGAGTACCCAAAGTTCAATTCGTATGCTCTATATGCTTACGATTCTGTGTGGTTAGTAGCCCGGGCTCTCGATGCTTTCTTCCGTGCAGGTGGGAATATCAGTTTCTCAGACGATCCAAAACTGCGCGACACCAAAGATAGCTCCCTCCGTTTGACGTCCCTCCAGATCTTTGACCAAGGCCCGAAGCTACTGCAGCTTCTCACTTCGTCAAACTTCACCGGTTTGAGTGGACAAGTTCAGTTCGATTCAGACAAGAACTTGGTCCGCCCTGCGTTCGATGTTCTCAACATCGGTGGAACTGGAATTCGGAGGATCGGTTTTTGGTCGAATCACTCGGGTCTGTCCGTCGTTCCTCCAGAAAAACTATACGCAGAACGAGCCAACAAGAGTGACCAGCGTCTCTATAGTGTCCTATGGCCGGGAGAGACTACAGTGAAGCCTCGAGGATGGGTTTTTCCAAATAACGGGAAGCCTTTGCAGATCGCTGTGCCTTACAGGATAACATATCCGGATGTTGTGACGAAAGATAAAGGGCCACTGGGGGCCAGAGGCTACTGCATCGATGTATTTGAAGCTGCTGTCGACTTGTTGCCTTACGCAGTTCCTCACCAATATATCATGTACGGAGACGGTAAACGGAACCCCTCGTTTGGCAATCTTGTGAGCGACGTAGCACAAAAC AAATATGACGCAGCAGTCGGGGACATCACTATCACGACAAACAGGACGCGGATGGTGGACTTCACACAGCCTTTCATGGAATCCGGCCTTGTCGTGCTCGCCCCTGTCAAGCAGGTCAAATCCAAGCCGTGGTCATTCCTTATGCCGTTCACTTGGCAAATGTGGGGTGTCACTGgcatcttctttctctttgtcGGAACTGTTGTTTGGATTCTAGAGCATCGGACAAATACTGAGTTCCGTGGCCCTCCAAGGCAACAGATCATGACGGTTTTCTG GTTTAGCTTCTCAACGATGTTTTTTGCACACA GAGAAAACACGGTTAGCACGCTGGGGCGTCTCGTCTTGATCCTGTGGCTCTTTGTGGTATTGATCATCAATTCAAGCTACACAGCTAGTTTGACATCCATCCTCACTGTGCAACAGCTCTCGTCGAGAGTTCAAGGAATTGACTCGTTGATCTCGAGCTCCGACCCTATTGGTATCCAAGATGGCTCGTTCGCATATAACTACCTTGTCAACGAACTGAATATAGCTGAATCGAGAATCCGAGTGATGAAGAGCCACGATGACTATGTTCACTACCTTCAAATAGGTCCGAACAAGGGTGGCGTTGCTGCCATTGTCGACGAGCTTCCTTATGTCGAGCTCTTCCTCGCCAGCACTAAATGCCAATTCAGCATCGTCGGAAGAGAGTTCACCAAGAGCGGATGGGGATTC GCGTTCCAACGAGACTCACCACTCGCAATCGACCTCTCGACCGCGATCCTACAGCTCTCCGAGAACGGGGAGCTGCAAAGGATCCACGACAAATGGCTGTCAAAGGACACATGCTCCGTCCAAACAAACCCCATAGACGACAACCGCCTCTCGCTGAAGAGCTTCTGGGGCCTCTTCCTCATATGCGGCATTGCTTGCTTCATCGCCTTGGTCGTCTTCTTCTGCAGAGTCTGCTTGCAGTTCAGCAGATACAGCAGCGAGGTGGTGCAGCAGAACGTCGAGGCGGCCGAGCCAGCGCGGCCAAGCAGGCGCATCTTGCCCACGACGAGCTTCAAGAACCTCATAGATTTTGTCGACAAGAAAGAGACTGAGATAAAGGAGCTGTTCAGGAAGAATAGTGGGGATTCGAAGAGGCATCCGAGCCAAGTTTGTGATGGACAGGGCAGTTGA
- the LOC125209084 gene encoding glutamate receptor 3.7, translating into MDFRSVTGVVLAVLEAVFLHSGSVCCEKPSVVKVGAVFTYDSVIGRGAKIAMEMAVADVNSDPTILNGTQMDLVMEDLGCSAFMGSIKAFNVIEKEVVAIIGPQSSAIARIVSHIANGLQIPVISYAATDPALSSLQFPYFVRTAPPDSTQMLALADVIDLYGWKEVIAVFEDTDYGRNGVAALGDFLAPKMSTISHKVPLSPHYNHSEISESLIVSKSLGPRVYVVHIRPDPLLRFFQIAESLGMVSADYVWLATDWLTSSLDSLSGDEDSFNLVRGVVTLRPRVAPTPKRGALLARWGEMQKKGLSKHSGLTEYGIYAYDTVWLVAYAVDTLLKEHGEITFSSTERFHELEDFKVFDGGEELLRVVLASNFTSLLRQVQFDDSRNIVGTEYEVLNVGENGYVRVGFWSNVTGLSVQSPELVRGNDQSLGSVTWPGGMAQRPRGWMVATSERPLRVGFPNRISFSDFVSQRNDSSNHTAQGYCIDLFLEVLKLVPYDVPHRFVSFGDGLKNPSYDQLVRLVADDVLDAAVGDIAIVTNRIKVVDFTLPFAATGLAIVAPLGNSTSNGWVFIKPFSLELWCAAAVSFIVIAVVIWMLEHRVNDDFRGPPQKQLRTMFLFSFSTLFKANYESTVSAAGKLVMVVWLFLLLVITSSYTASLSSILTVQQLSTSITGLDSLITSGLPIGYQVGSFAYTYMTNNLNIHPSRLISLGSPEEYEAALKRGPGNGGVAAIVDETPYVELFLSKQKDYGMAGQPFTKSGWGFAFQKNSPLAVDVSTAILKLTESGELGKINNKWFCKSGCPGEQGKKPEPNELHLNSFLVLYSLTGIAALIAFSVFLFRAIRQYIDYKRRQLQRDPSSLAASSSSDFVFSRAIHNFLQFVDEKEEAIKRFFTQENATTVEVSVVEL; encoded by the exons atGGATTTTCGGTCTGTCACTGGAGTTGTTCTTGCCGTTTTAGAAGCTGTGTTTCTCCATAGTGGTAGTGTGTGTTGTGAGAAGCCTTCTGTGGTGAAAGTTGGTGCTGTTTTCACCTATGACTCTGTGATTGGAAGAGGTGCTAAGATAGCTATGGAAATGGCAGTGGCAGATGTGAATTCAGACCCTACAATTCTCAATGGGACTCAAATGGATTTGGTTATGGAGGACCTCGGTTGTAGTGCCTTTATGGGCTCAATCAAAG CATTCAATGTTATAGAGAAGGAAGTAGTGGCAATCATAGGCCCTCAGTCGTCTGCCATAGCGCGTATCGTCTCCCACATAGCCAATGGCCTCCAAATCCCGGTGATCTCCTATGCAGCCACGGATCCAGCCCTGTCCTCCCTCCAGTTCCCCTACTTTGTCAGGACAGCACCGCCCGACTCCACTCAGATGCTTGCTCTGGCTGATGTGATCGACCTATACGGATGGAAGGAGGTCATCGCGGTGTTTGAGGACACGGACTATGGCAGGAACGGGGTAGCTGCACTAGGCGACTTTCTCGCCCCAAAGATGTCAACAATCTCTCACAAAGTCCCTCTATCTCCTCACTACAACCACAGTGAGATCTCCGAGTCTCTGATCGTGTCAAAGTCACTAGGCCCTCGTGTCTATGTCGTGCATATTAGGCCTGATCCGTTGCTGAGATTCTTTCAAATCGCGGAGAGTCTTGGTATGGTGTCAGCAGATTATGTGTGGCTTGCAACTGACTGGCTCACTTCTAGTCTAGATTCTCTCAGTGGTGATGAAGATTCGTTCAATCTCGTTCGAGGGGTTGTCACACTACGCCCGCGTGTGGCTCCCACTCCCAAGAGGGGGGCCTTGCTGGCGCGGTGGGGGGAAATGCAGAAGAAGGGGTTGTCGAAACATTCTGGATTAACTGAATACGGGATCTATGCTTATGACACGGTGTGGCTCGTTGCTTATGCAGTTGATACGCTTCTAAAAGAGCACGGAGAGATCACATTCTCCTCTACTGAGAGATTCCATGAGCTTGAAGATTTCAAGGTTTTTGATGGCGGAGAGGAGCTGCTGAGGGTGGTGCTGGCCTCGAACTTCACCAGCTTGCTCAGGCAGGTCCAGTTTGATGACTCGCGAAATATTGTTGGGACTGAATACGAGGTTTTGAACGTGGGCGAAAATGGATATGTCAGGGTTGGTTTTTGGTCTAATGTGACTGGTTTATCTGTGCAAAGCCCTGAGCTTGTGAGGGGGAATGATCAGAGCCTTGGCAGTGTGACTTGGCCTGGTGGGATGGCCCAGAGGCCGCGCGGATGGATGGTGGCCACTTCCGAGAGGCCACTGAGAGTCGGGTTCCCTAACCGGATCAGCTTTAGTGATTTTGTCTCTCAGCGTAATGACAGCAGCAACCACACTGCTCAAGGCTACTGCATTGACCTGTTTCTCGAAGTGCTCAAGCTCGTCCCCTACGACGTCCCCCACAGATTTGTCTCGTTTGGGGATGGCCTCAAGAACCCGAGCTACGATCAGCTAGTTAGATTGGTTGCAGATGAT GTTTTGGATGCTGCAGTTGGTGATATAGCAATTGTGACAAACAGAATAAAAGTAGTTGATTTCACTCTGCCTTTTGCTGCCACAGGCCTTGCCATTGTGGCTCCATTAGGCAACTCCACATCAAATGGTTGGGTTTTCATCAAGCCTTTTAGCCTCGAGCTGTGGTGCGCGGCTGCAGTTTCGTTCATCGTCATAGCCGTGGTCATATGGATGCTCGAGCATCGTGTCAACGACGACTTCCGCGGCCCCCCTCAGAAACAGCTCAGAACAATGTTTCT TTTCAGCTTCTCCACTCTATTCAAAGCAAATT ACGAAAGCACGGTAAGCGCAGCAGGAAAGCTAGTGATGGTGGTGTGGCTCTTCTTGCTGTTAGTGATCACATCAAGCTACACAGCAAGCTTGTCGTCAATCTTGACGGTTCAGCAGCTGTCCACAAGTATAACAGGGCTCGACTCTCTGATCACGAGTGGCCTGCCAATAGGGTACCAAGTGGGATCATTTGCCTACACCTACATGACCAACAATCTCAACATCCATCCATCCAGGCTCATCTCCTTGGGCTCGCCAGAGGAGTACGAGGCTGCCCTCAAACGCGGCCCAGGCAATGGAGGCGTCGCTGCCATTGTCGATGAGACTCCATACGTGGAGCTGTTCCTCTCCAAGCAGAAGGACTATGGCATGGCCGGGCAGCCATTCACCAAGAGCGGCTGGGGATTT GCTTTCCAGAAGAACTCTCCTCTTGCAGTCGATGTTTCTACTGCGATACTCAAGCTAACGGAGAGTGGAGAGCTCGGGAAGATCAACAACAAATGGTTTTGCAAATCAGGCTGTCCGGGGGAGCAGGGCAAGAAGCCCGAGCCGAACGAGCTTCACCTCAACAGCTTCTTGGTGCTCTACTCTCTGACTGGGATAGCTGCACTCATAGCTTTCTCTGTCTTCCTATTTAGAGCTATTAGGCAGTACATAGACTACAAGAGGAGGCAGCTGCAGAGGGACCCTTCCTCTCTTGCAGCCTCGAGCTCTTCGGATTTCGTCTTTTCGAGAGCCATCCACAACTTCCTGCAGTTTGTTGATGAGAAAGAAGAGGCAATCAAGAGATTTTTTACTCAAGAAAATGCAACCACAGTTGAAGTGAGTGTTGTTGAGTTGTAG
- the LOC125214796 gene encoding membrane metalloprotease ARASP, chloroplastic-like produces the protein MIANLSLSPRQFARFSTSRIPISDFPPKSKTPNLFKPLSSSPCSIIHRDSPILFRSRGLRDAARKKFRTCAIGGLDFGAFESAQSVLEAAAVLTAIIVVHESGHFFAAYLQGIHVSKFAVGFGPILAKFNSKNVEYSFRAIPLGGFVAFPDNDPDSDIPADDVNLLKNRPIFDRVVVISAGVIANIVFAYVIIFAQVLFVGLPVQESFPGVLVPEVRPFSAASRDGLLPGDVILGLDDVELSRTGPNLVSEVVDVIRNSPNRKVVFKVGRGSENVKINITPDKNVDGTGRIGVQLSPNVKLTKIKPRDLFEVFRFSGREFWGLSSNVLDSLKQTFMNFSQSASKVSGPVAIIAVGAEVAKSNTDGLYQFAAILNLNLAVINILPLPALDGGSLAFLLIEAARGGRKLPFELEQRIMSSGIMLVIVLGVFLLVRDTLNLDIIKDLL, from the coding sequence ATGATTGCAAATCTCTCTTTATCCCCTCGCCAATTCGCCAGATTCAGCACCTCACGAATACCCATTTCCGATTTTCCCCCCAAATCCAAAACCCCTAATTTATTCAAACCTCTATCTTCTTCGCCATGCTCAATAATTCACAGAGATAGTCCGATTCTATTCCGGAGCAGAGGATTACGAGATGCTGCAAGGAAAAAGTTTCGAACTTGCGCGATTGGCGGGCTTGATTTTGGTGCGTTCGAGAGCGCTCAATCAGTTCTTGAAGCAGCTGCCGTGTTGACTGCAATCATCGTGGTTCACGAAAGCGGCCATTTCTTCGCAGCTTATCTTCAGGGGATTCACGTGAGTAAATTTGCAGTTGGTTTTGGTCCGATTTTAGCTAAATTCAATTCGAAAAATGTTGAGTATTCATTTAGGGCTATACCTCTCGGTGGATTTGTTGCGTTTCCTGATAATGATCCCGATAGCGATATCCCTGCCGATGATGTCAATTTGCTGAAAAATAGGCCGATTTTCGATAGGGTTGTTGTGATTTCTGCTGGTGTGATTGCcaacattgtgtttgcttatGTTATCATCTTTGCACAAGTACTGTTTGTTGGATTGCCTGTGCAAGAATCGTTCCCTGGTGTGCTTGTGCCAGAGGTGAGGCCGTTTTCGGCCGCCTCAAGAGACGGTTTGTTGCCCGGTGATGTGATTTTAGGCCTAGATGATGTTGAGCTTTCGAGAACCGGTCCTAATTTGGTTTCTGAGGTAGTTGATGTGATTAGGAATAGCCCGAATAGGAAGGTAGTGTTTAAAGTCGGAAGGGGGAGTGAGAATGTGAAGATCAATATCACCCCGGATAAGAATGTGGATGGCACCGGGAGGATCGGAGTTCAGTTGTCGCCTAATGTGAAGCTCACGAAGATTAAACCGAGGGATCTGTTTGAGGTGTTCCGTTTCTCTGGCCGTGAGTTTTGGGGTTTGTCTTCTAATGTTCTGGACAGTTTGAAGCAGACATTCATGAATTTCTCCCAGTCCGCTAGTAAGGTTTCTGGTCCCGTTGCCATCATAGCCGTTGGTGCAGAAGTTGCAAAGTCAAACACTGATGGCCTTTACCAATTCGCGGCTATTTTGAATCTGAATCTCGCTGTGATAAACATTCTGCCTCTGCCTGCCTTGGATGGTGGATCGTTGGCGTTCCTCCTGATAGAGGCGGCTAGAGGCGGGAGGAAGCTCCCGTTTGAGTTGGAGCAGCGGATCATGTCATCTGGGATCATGCTGGTTATAGTCCTCGGGGTTTTCCTTCTTGTGCGTGACACGTTAAACCTGGACATCATCAAAGATTTGTTATGA
- the LOC125209464 gene encoding glycine-rich cell wall structural protein 1-like — protein MGISHKWMCVTALLIVLVLNLSVEILGDGKLDKEGWRDDCRYSRRGCYGRGRGWGGRGGGRGGYGGRPGGGHGGRGGGVGGGGGFGGGGGAGGGGGGLGGGGGLGGGAGGGGGGVGGGAGGVGGGGGGGGGGGGGGGGGLGGGSGHGGGFGAGGGVGAGGAGGGGGGGGGGGGGGGGLGGGSGHGGGFGGGAGAGGGLGGGAGGGIGGGGGGGHGGGVGVGIGIGIGVGVGGGSGTGVGVGSGSGGKGGP, from the coding sequence ATGGGGATTTCTCATAAATGGATGTGTGTAACGGCCCTTCTCATTGTCTTGGTGTTGAATTTGAGTGTAGAGATTCTTGGTGATGGGAAACTTGATAAGGAGGGTTGGAGAGATGATTGTAGGTATAGCCGGCGTGGCTGCTATGGCCGTGGCCGCGGTTGGGGTGGACGGGGAGGAGGTCGGGGAGGTTATGGTGGTCGTCCTGGTGGAGGACATGGTGGACGTGGTGGTGGTGTGGGAGGAGGCGGAGgctttggtggtggtggtggagcaggaggaggaggaggaggactAGGTGGTGGTGGCGGTTTGGGTGGTGGAGCAGGAGGAGGTGGCGGTGGTGTTGGAGGCGGTGCGGGTGGAGTTGGAGGagggggaggaggaggcggcggtgggggtggaggtggaggtggtggtcTAGGGGGAGGATCTGGCCATGGTGGTGGATTTGGTGCTGGTGGGGGTGTTGGTGCCGGAGGAGCTGGGggcggtggaggtggaggaggaggaggcggtggTGGCGGCGGAGGTTTAGGTGGAGGTTCAGGACATGGTGGTGGGTTTGGTGGTGGTGCTGGTGCTGGTGGAGGATTAGGAGGTGGTGCTGGTGGTGGCATAGGAGGTGGTGGCGGTGGAGGGCACGGTGGAGGAGTTGGCGTTGGTATCGGCATTGGGATTGGAGTAGGTGTTGGAGGTGGTTCTGGAACCGGCGTTGGAGTTGGAAGCGGCTCCGGCGGCAAAGGCGGCCCATGA
- the LOC125217096 gene encoding balbiani ring protein 6-like, producing the protein MASINITLSFVFFLTIFTYSNARLGYLKETKRTVFVYGNSNDQNTTTMELPNRDGNWNDTVTKLKTKDDEPEGKDDEPFEWVIEPDGKRRRVRPNRKDKPDEPEGKDDEPFEWVVEPDGKRRRVRPNQKDKPDEPAGKDDEPFEWVVEPDGKRHRVQPNRKDKPDQPEGKDDEPFEWVVEPDGKRRRVRPNRKDKPDEPEGKGKDKLKGKDDDTKVGPDGKRRPRQPNRKDEPEGKDEPGQPDVPDEPNGKDDEPKGKDQLKD; encoded by the exons ATGGCATCCATAAATATCACGCTATCTTTCGTTTTCTTTCTCACAATTTTTACATATTCAAATGCAAGACTAGGATATCTCAAGGAGACCAAACGAACGGTCTTCGTCTATGGCAATTCCAACGACCAAAACACGACCACGATGGAGCTACCGAATAGGGATGGTAATTGGAATGATACCGTGACGAAGCTGAAAACGAAGGACGACGAGCCGGAAGGGAAGGACGACGAGCCTTTCGAGTGGGTCATTGAGCCGGATGGCAAAAGGCGTCGCGTCCGGCCCAACCGGAAGGACAAGCCCGACGAGCCGGAAGGGAAGGACGACGAGCCTTTCGAGTGGGTCGTTGAGCCGGATGGGAAAAGGCGTCGCGTCCGGCCCAACCAGAAGGACAAGCCCGACGAGCCGGCAGGGAAGGATGACGAGCCTTTCGAGTGGGTCGTTGAGCCGGATGGGAAAAGGCATCGCGTCCAGCCCAACCGGAAGGACAAGCCCGACCAGCCGGAAGGGAAGGATGACGAGCCTTTCGAGTGGGTCGTTGAGCCGGATGGGAAAAGGCGTCGCGTCCGGCCCAACCGGAAGGACAAGCCCGACGAGCCGGAAGGGAAG GGGAAGGACAAGCTGAAAGGGAAGGACGACGACACGAAGGTTGGGCCAGATGGGAAAAGGCGTCCCCGCCAGCCCAACAGGAAGGACGAGCCGGAAGGGAAGGACGAGCCCGGCCAGCCCGACGTGCCGGACGAGCCCAATGGGAAAGACGATGAGCCGAAAGGGAAGGACCAGCTGAAAGACTAA